AATGACCCATTGTACTGCCATATCCACCCACCCACGAAAATAACCCGCTATTGCTCCCAACACTACGCCTACCAACAACGACACCAACACCGCCGCCAAACCCACCGACAACGATACCCGCGCTCCCAAAACGAGCCTACTCAAATTATCGCGCCCGAATTTGTCTGTACCCAAATAAAAGGTGCGGCTTTCGGTGCCAATGCCCGCTTGCCATTGCAGCGTATCGGCTTTGCTTTTGTCGCGCTCCCACACCACGAGGCGGTCGCCCTGTCGTTCGTACTTGCCCAAAGGAATTTCGCGATACTGCGGCACTGCCCCACCCCAAAAAGTGCGCCACGCCGAAGTCGGCGGCACACTGTCTAAAGGAATTTTGAGAAAATCGGCTCTGAACCCCGGAGCTTGTAATGCCAAAGAAAGCTGCTGACGGTTGGCTGCCGGCGAATTGTCGGGAATAATGCAATAAGCTCCTATTGCCAACAATACATTGAGCAGCACCAACACCAAGCCGATAGCGAAAGAATGACTTTTTTTTAAAAATTTTAAATATCTCAAAGCAGCGAGCGCATTTTTTTTGTATGTTCAAATATATTTCAAAAAAGTTGACTTTCCTGAAAGAGGCAGTTTGAATTTCTGATTTTTTAAATATAAAAATATTTTACTTTATTTTTATATCTGGTTTAAAATAGAATGATTTTCAGCGTTTTATAAAAAAATAGATAAAAAAATAAAATTTAATTGTAAAAATAGCAATCGTATGGGATAGCATAAAGAAAATCAGAACAGATAATTTATTGTCAAAAAAAAACATTTGTTTTTATTCCGAAGCATATAAAGCCATTAAAACTTTTTCGGGTGTAATAGGGGCAGAGTAAGGAAAAATGCCACTTTTCGCCACTTTCGGATTAAATGCAAGCACCGCATTGCGAATGGCAAAATATGCGCCGATGCCATACATCAACGGCGGTTCGCCTACCGCTTTTGATTTCAAAATCGCCAAATTATCGTTGTTGGTTTCTAAAAAACGAACTTCTAAATTTTTAGGAACAGAATAAATATCGGGAATTTTATAGGTAGATAAAGCATTTGACAATAATTTTCCCTGCTCATTATATACTATTTCTTCCATCGTCATCCAACCGATACCTTGCACAATACCGCCTTCGCATTGCCCTATGTCCACCGGAATATTCATAGATACGCCGGCATCGT
The window above is part of the Sphingobacteriales bacterium genome. Proteins encoded here:
- a CDS encoding ABC transporter permease, which gives rise to MRYLKFLKKSHSFAIGLVLVLLNVLLAIGAYCIIPDNSPAANRQQLSLALQAPGFRADFLKIPLDSVPPTSAWRTFWGGAVPQYREIPLGKYERQGDRLVVWERDKSKADTLQWQAGIGTESRTFYLGTDKFGRDNLSRLVLGARVSLSVGLAAVLVSLLVGVVLGAIAGYFRGWVDMAVQWVINIFWAMPLLLWIFALLMALGRSFWQIYIAVGLAMWVEVARVVRGQLLSLREKEFAEAARALGYSHFRILFRHLLPNTFAPVAVIAAANFAAAIVLEAGLSFLGIGIEPPQPSWGSILHEYYEFIGTDKAYLALIPGILLMLAVLGFNLLGNGIRDLLDVRL